A window of Tepidimicrobium xylanilyticum genomic DNA:
TAAAAGCTCTATTTGCTGCCTAATCTGATATTCTAATGATTCAAGCCTGCTTATTCTTACTCTTGCACTTACATTATTAAGCTCCTTTATCCATGTTTCATCTAGAGAGTTTTCTATTGCCTTTTCTATATATTCTTCTATAGTCCAATGGAATTCTCTTAATTCTCTATTGTTTAACAACCTCCTAGCTTCTGCCAATGTTATTTGATTATCTGTTGCAAATTTAGCATAAAACCTTTCTATCTCTCTTTGTATATTTAGTAAAGCTTTCTCATATTCTCTTATAAGTTCTGTATAATGCCTACCAGCTTTATTTAGTAACGATTCAGTTAGCAGTTCAAACCTCTTTTCCCAGTAACTATTGGAAGGCCTATTCATCTCCTTCATCTCCTGGACCTAAATAACTTCCTTCAAATTGCTTTAGATATTCTTCTTCTTGCTTTTTCAATCTCTCCAATTCCTCTACTACATCCTCTACCCATGGATGATTAGCAACGATTGTTTCGTCGCTTATAATTCCTTTAGATTGAGCTGCAATTTGTGTATCTTCCATGTCATTTGTTATCATAGTTTTTCTAAATGTTACCTGCACTGTGGTGCTGTCATAATCTTTATTGTCTATTATGTTAATATATTCAGTTACAAACCAAAGTAGCCTTTTAATAGCCTTCCTGAATTTCCTTTCCATGATACTAGCCTTATGGTCTAATTGAGAGTATAGAAATTTAAGAGCTACTCCTGAAGGGCTGTTGCCAAACCTATCAGTTTTTAAGTTTACACCTTGTCCAAATAGGAATATATTTTCTTCCAATCGGTCTAGCATCTCTTTCCTAGCTTCTATTGGTATGCTTTGTTCTAGCTTGTCTACTCCACTTCCTTGTTCTCCTGTTACTTTTATGGCTTTATAGTATCTAAGGTTTTCTTTAAACTCTGTTAAGTCTGTGCCTTCATATCCTTTTAGAACTGTTATTATCTCTTGTACTTCCTCTAGATTATTTGCTAGGTCTGAAACATTTTTGTCATAGGCATCTATTAATTCTTTGACAAATTTAAGGTCTGATATTCTTCCTTCGTTGTTTTTAAACTCTATAAAAGGCACTTTAGTCCAGCCATAGCCTACGTCGTTGTAGTAGAAGTGTGGTGCTGGATTAACTTTCTCTGTATCATCTAAGACAAAGTTGCCATCATCATCTTGGATATAATAAGTTACATTATTCCTTGTCCACCACTCTACCCTAATTCTTTCTTGTCCATTTACATCTACTAAGTAATACCTTAATATTGCTTCTAAATTCTCTTGAAGGCTTGTATCATAAATTGGTATTATTTCTTCTGCTGGTATGATTATAAATTTAAAAAGGCCTTCATGATTGATATAAACATGCAGCCATTCTGTCCCTTTATTACTTGCATTTTTAGCTAATTCGCTTAAAGTGTCATCCCATTCTTCGCCAAGAATAAGATTAAGCTTATCTGTATAATCTTTTTGGTCTTCTCCAGCTTGTAATACTACTGGTTTTCCTACTAAATAAGCTACCTTTTGGTCAACAAGTAGCTTATGCCAATTATGAGGTATTTTATTGTTAGGCTTTGTATCATCCTCTACCTTCATTCCATCTTTGTAATAATATTGCTTTCTATCTTTTATGTCGTTATCGTTATAGTAATACCTCTCTCCCTCAATCATTTGACTAGTATCATGTTCGCTAATCAAATCTTTTATTATACTTGAATCTGTAATTTTAGATTCACTTATAAGCTTTTGTTCTAATAATTCCTGGTATGTTATCACTTTATCACCTGCCTTACTTCAAGAATTCTATTCTGCTATATCTCATTTCATCTTCTAATGCATATCTAACAGCATCTATAGTATGGTTATTCTTATCTGGAAATTCTGCTTTAAAATTACCATCTTTATCTTTTTCTAATTCATAGTTTAAAAACTCTCTGGCAGCATTTGGACATCTTTCACCATCTATGATAATCTCCTCTAGATCTTGGAGAAATTTAATTCCATAATCAACACTATCAGGGCCTTTTATTGCTCCTCGAATACGTATACCATAAGACTTCATTTCAGCTATAGATTTTGGTTCAGCACTATCTGCTATAATGGTTTTATGTCCTGGATCTTTTTCTTTAATCATTTCAGCAGCTTTTCTATTGCTTAATCCAACTTTATATATTTCATCAAAGATATAAAGCCTTCTTCTTGTCTTATCATAGTGGCACTTTATATATACAAATGGATCTATAGCATAACCCCAGTCAATTCCTCTTTTAATCCTGTCAAATATTTTGATTTCTTCATCTGTTATTTTCCTTATAGTCACATTAGTAAACACTTCTCCACCTGTACCAGTAACTTCTCCTAAATACTCATGTCTATATGCTTTTTCGTTAACTTTTTTTAAATGTTCTGCCTCAATAAAAAACTGTTCCCCAAGCCATGCTTTAGGAACAGTTAAATATGTGCTATGATGCACCTTTCTATCTGGATATTCTCTTGTTACTTCATTGTTTACCCAATTTCTCTGGCTATCTGGTGGATTGAATGAATAAAAAACATCAAATTTATCTCCACCACGCAGTAAAGATTGGTTGATGATTCGGATTTCTTCCATTCCATTAAATTCATCAACTTCTTCGTACCATACATAACGAATATATCCAGATTTAACTTTAATTGATTTTATTTTCTTTGGTTTATCTGCCCCACGAAACAATATCCTTTGTCCTGTTGGAATATATATAAGCTCTAAGGGGCTTAAACGTGCCATCCAATAATCACTAACACCTAATTTTTCTATAGCCCATAGTAATTGTTCATATACGCTGTCTTTTAAGTTAACTCCTACTTTTCTTAATGCTACTGCATGAGCGTTAGGATTTTTCATCATACCTAGTATTATTTCAATGCTTATAAATGATGATTTTGTGCTTCCTCGTCCGCCTTTTAGCCAATAATGTGTATACCTATTGTTCTTTATGTCATTATGAAGCTCATAAAAGTTAGGAGCTATTAGTTCGCTAAGTTTAATCTTCTTCATCGCTACCATCTTCTTCAATGTCATCTACGATTACAACTCCCATGTTTCCTTCAATATCCACTTTTTCTGTAAACAACGCATACCTCTTGCCAAGTAATTCAGCAGCTTTAATCCTTTCTCTTGCTCCTACTTGCTTTTTTATAGTAGTTGCACTGCTCATGCCTTCTCCAATTCCTTCTACTACAACTACTTCCTCTGTTTCTTCTCCCCTCATTACGCTAGTTAGGTACTTAAGGACTTCCTCGGCCTTTGCTATTTTTTTATCCTCTATTTCTTTTAATTTTTTATCAATGAAAGATTTAATCTTAACATTTCTTAACAGTCTACTTGCTGCAGCTGCTGCTGTATTATCATTTTTCACATGAGGATATGCTACTTTGTATGCTCTAGTTCCATTCAAGTCTTTTAAATACTCAATACAAAATATTCTTTGCTTCTCTGTTAGCTTCACATCACCTCACCTGCCTTTTCTGCAAGAAAAAAGAGCCTATTGGCTCTTAATATTACATACTTTACCTAATATACTCTATTTTTATACTTTTCACCATCTTATCGTTTTCACCTTCATGCATATCTTTTATCACTTCAAATACATTTGAATAAGAATATTGAGTAATTTTTTTCTTAAAAACTTCACCATCAACATAAATTATAGTTATCATATAATCACTTGCTGCAGTTTGAGAATCTGGAGAATTAATATAAGCTTTTTCATACCTTTCCCTCCTTTCTTATTTATATTTCTCCAAGAAAGGAGGAAAATCCTTTTTTTATTCCCATTTAATCTGCCTTAATGCTCCTCTTACTCTTTTATGACTATCATGTTTCATTAGATTTTCTACACTATCTCCTAAATCTATCCTTCTAGGCTTGTCTATTTCGGTTTTAAAGAGTTTTATTAGCCTATTATATGTATTTATATCAGTTAGTCTTAATCTCTCCCCTATAGTCAATTTAATCACCCCAGTCCAATCTCAATCCCTTTTTCTTGCAACTAGGACAAATATTCTTCCCTGCATGGCCGCCCTGCTTTCTAATAGCAGAAACAATATGTTCCCATCTGGGTTTTTCTAATTTATAGTCACAATATTTACATTTAACCTTAATCATATTTATCACCCCAAATAAAAAATCCCACCCGGGGGATTATGGGTGAGATTTTCGATAAATCCTTGCTTTATTTCGTTTTGAGACACATGATATTAGAAACTTTTTTACTTACTATCATATTAACATGCAATTTATTCCTTGTCAGTGGGTTAATAGTGGGTTCTTTTATTCCTTGCAGATATTTCTTTAATATAGTCATAAGAATATCCTAGCTCTTCTGCTATTTCTACAAGCGATTTTCCTTCTATATCTCTCATATACACTACTTTGTAATCTATCCCTTCCAAATTTTTTATCCTTTCCTTGATCCTTTTCTTATATCTCTCCATATTCTCTATAGCTTGTTTATGCAAGTATATATGGTTTTCTATTTTTTTTAGCATCTCTAATGCCTCTTCAAACCCAATTTGCTTAGTCCCATCTACATAAGGTTTTGAATAATCTATAGCTGTTATATCAGAAGGGCCATCTAGTTTGGCCAGCTTACTTATAGACTTTAGCTGCACCTCATAACTTTTAAGTCTATCTTTCCAAATTTCAATTTCTTCGCATAGATCCTTATATGATTTCACTACATCCATCTCCACATCCCTCCTATTCCTCCTCATCATGAATAATCCCATACACATGATATTTCTTTTCAAAACTTTCCCTGCCAATAGTCTCTATTTCAGTATGATGAATTCTACATAGCTGCATCTTCCTTAAATCACTATCATCTATTTTCTTTCTATTACGTCCCATACCTATTGCATTGTAATGATGTGTTTCTCCCTTCCTTCCACATATACAACACTTGCCATATTTAATGCAGCTCCATAGGTATCTATCTATATCATCAGTTCTTTTCAATGCTGCTTCTGATAAAGGAATACCTTCTCTCAAAATAAAATCTATCAGGTAGGTTATGAAGTCCCTTGC
This region includes:
- a CDS encoding PBSX family phage terminase large subunit; the protein is MTLKKMVAMKKIKLSELIAPNFYELHNDIKNNRYTHYWLKGGRGSTKSSFISIEIILGMMKNPNAHAVALRKVGVNLKDSVYEQLLWAIEKLGVSDYWMARLSPLELIYIPTGQRILFRGADKPKKIKSIKVKSGYIRYVWYEEVDEFNGMEEIRIINQSLLRGGDKFDVFYSFNPPDSQRNWVNNEVTREYPDRKVHHSTYLTVPKAWLGEQFFIEAEHLKKVNEKAYRHEYLGEVTGTGGEVFTNVTIRKITDEEIKIFDRIKRGIDWGYAIDPFVYIKCHYDKTRRRLYIFDEIYKVGLSNRKAAEMIKEKDPGHKTIIADSAEPKSIAEMKSYGIRIRGAIKGPDSVDYGIKFLQDLEEIIIDGERCPNAAREFLNYELEKDKDGNFKAEFPDKNNHTIDAVRYALEDEMRYSRIEFLK
- a CDS encoding putative HNHc nuclease, which translates into the protein MQYFSQITNIRETEKGTDLILHIPGELIQRKIIKYRNGSVINAEIRIDDNRTITAEQRKKIYATIRDIADYLGDWPEYYKEFLKFQFCMEKGIDYFSLSNCSISIARDFITYLIDFILREGIPLSEAALKRTDDIDRYLWSCIKYGKCCICGRKGETHHYNAIGMGRNRKKIDDSDLRKMQLCRIHHTEIETIGRESFEKKYHVYGIIHDEEE
- a CDS encoding phage portal protein, with protein sequence MITYQELLEQKLISESKITDSSIIKDLISEHDTSQMIEGERYYYNDNDIKDRKQYYYKDGMKVEDDTKPNNKIPHNWHKLLVDQKVAYLVGKPVVLQAGEDQKDYTDKLNLILGEEWDDTLSELAKNASNKGTEWLHVYINHEGLFKFIIIPAEEIIPIYDTSLQENLEAILRYYLVDVNGQERIRVEWWTRNNVTYYIQDDDGNFVLDDTEKVNPAPHFYYNDVGYGWTKVPFIEFKNNEGRISDLKFVKELIDAYDKNVSDLANNLEEVQEIITVLKGYEGTDLTEFKENLRYYKAIKVTGEQGSGVDKLEQSIPIEARKEMLDRLEENIFLFGQGVNLKTDRFGNSPSGVALKFLYSQLDHKASIMERKFRKAIKRLLWFVTEYINIIDNKDYDSTTVQVTFRKTMITNDMEDTQIAAQSKGIISDETIVANHPWVEDVVEELERLKKQEEEYLKQFEGSYLGPGDEGDE
- a CDS encoding terminase small subunit gives rise to the protein MKLTEKQRIFCIEYLKDLNGTRAYKVAYPHVKNDNTAAAAASRLLRNVKIKSFIDKKLKEIEDKKIAKAEEVLKYLTSVMRGEETEEVVVVEGIGEGMSSATTIKKQVGARERIKAAELLGKRYALFTEKVDIEGNMGVVIVDDIEEDGSDEED
- a CDS encoding RNA polymerase sigma factor sigma-70 region 4 domain-containing protein, whose translation is MDVVKSYKDLCEEIEIWKDRLKSYEVQLKSISKLAKLDGPSDITAIDYSKPYVDGTKQIGFEEALEMLKKIENHIYLHKQAIENMERYKKRIKERIKNLEGIDYKVVYMRDIEGKSLVEIAEELGYSYDYIKEISARNKRTHY